A window of Alicyclobacillus vulcanalis contains these coding sequences:
- a CDS encoding zinc-binding metallopeptidase family protein → MRDAVMRWLDYVAPSGSERTLVDALLDSVREAADEVLVDALGSGIARKRGDGPHLMLAAHVDEPGLMVIDIDDRGYLHVVSVGDVKPRECVGRQVVFTNGAVGLVHAEEPKEGDLDIDALVIDVGARSREEAERLAPIGTAGVLMVQPVSWGESLVTGRAIDNRLGCWAAAEAFRRLSAKGKNVSLAFTAQNVVGARAARAAAFQLEPAYAIVVDAADADDVLHRSPVVALGKGPVLKVMDRATVVPLEGKRAVEKAADGLGLALQYEVSREAWSDTGAIQLSRGGCVAIGLGYPVRRAGAFAATADLADVDGLIRLLVATAEGLLGG, encoded by the coding sequence ATGAGGGACGCGGTGATGCGGTGGTTGGACTACGTCGCTCCCAGCGGGAGCGAGCGAACGTTGGTGGACGCCCTGTTGGATTCGGTCCGCGAGGCGGCGGATGAGGTCTTGGTGGATGCGCTCGGCAGCGGCATCGCGCGCAAGCGCGGCGACGGTCCTCATCTCATGCTCGCGGCGCACGTCGATGAGCCGGGGCTCATGGTCATCGATATCGATGACCGCGGCTATCTGCACGTCGTCTCGGTGGGCGATGTGAAGCCGCGCGAATGTGTGGGCCGGCAGGTGGTCTTCACGAATGGCGCGGTCGGATTGGTGCACGCGGAAGAGCCGAAGGAGGGCGATCTCGACATCGACGCGCTCGTGATCGATGTCGGGGCGCGATCGCGCGAAGAGGCGGAGCGGCTCGCGCCGATTGGAACGGCTGGCGTCCTGATGGTGCAGCCGGTGTCGTGGGGAGAGAGCCTCGTGACGGGCCGCGCGATCGACAATCGGTTGGGTTGCTGGGCCGCTGCCGAAGCGTTCCGCAGGCTCAGTGCAAAAGGAAAAAACGTCAGCCTGGCGTTCACGGCGCAAAACGTCGTCGGGGCGAGGGCTGCGCGGGCTGCCGCTTTCCAGCTGGAGCCGGCTTACGCCATCGTGGTGGATGCGGCAGACGCGGACGATGTGCTGCACAGGTCGCCGGTCGTGGCGCTCGGCAAGGGCCCCGTGCTCAAGGTGATGGATCGGGCGACCGTCGTGCCGCTTGAGGGTAAGCGGGCCGTCGAAAAGGCGGCGGATGGGCTCGGGCTCGCGCTTCAGTACGAGGTATCTCGCGAGGCGTGGAGCGATACGGGGGCCATTCAGCTTTCGCGCGGCGGTTGTGTCGCGATCGGGCTTGGCTATCCGGTTCGCCGGGCGGGCGCGTTTGCGGCGACGGCCGATCTGGCGGACGTGGACGGGCTGATCCGGCTCCTCGTGGCGACCGCGGAGGGACTGTTGGGCGGATGA
- the aroC gene encoding chorismate synthase → MLRYLSAGESHGPALTVVIDGFPSNVVIHKEKIDEQLRRRQQGYGRGYRQQIESDEVQVTSGIRFGKTLGTPITLVVQNRDFKNWSAKMAPFGDKPEGLREIYRPRPGHADLAGAIKYDHDDIRNVLERASARNTATMVAAGALARQLLEHFGIRVVAHVVELCDVKATQFPDTLDELEARANASPVRCADEAAAERMMARIDEAKAAGDTVGGIFEVIVRGCPIGLGSYAQPDRRLDGRLAGALMSIQAMKGVEIGLGFEAARRMGSKVHDPILYDGTRYVRSHNGAGGLEGGVTNGEDIVVRAAMKPISTLYNPLPSVNMKTKEAEPAAIERSDICALPAASVVGENVVAWVIAEAFLEKFGGDSLEQIEDAVRAYQLRVSQR, encoded by the coding sequence TTGTTGCGCTACTTGTCGGCAGGAGAGTCACATGGACCGGCGCTCACCGTCGTGATCGACGGCTTTCCGAGCAACGTCGTGATCCACAAAGAAAAAATTGACGAACAATTGCGACGCAGGCAGCAGGGATACGGGCGCGGGTATCGCCAACAGATTGAGTCCGACGAGGTGCAGGTGACGAGCGGCATCCGCTTTGGCAAGACGCTCGGCACGCCGATCACGCTCGTCGTCCAGAACCGGGACTTCAAGAATTGGTCGGCGAAGATGGCGCCGTTTGGCGACAAGCCGGAGGGGCTGCGCGAAATTTACCGGCCGCGCCCGGGCCATGCGGATTTGGCGGGCGCCATCAAGTACGATCACGACGATATTCGCAATGTCCTCGAGCGCGCGAGCGCGCGAAACACGGCGACCATGGTCGCGGCAGGGGCCCTCGCCAGGCAGCTCTTGGAGCACTTCGGGATTCGCGTCGTCGCCCATGTGGTGGAGCTGTGCGACGTCAAGGCAACGCAGTTTCCTGACACCCTCGACGAACTTGAGGCGCGCGCCAACGCGTCCCCCGTTCGCTGTGCGGACGAAGCCGCAGCCGAGCGGATGATGGCTCGGATCGACGAGGCGAAGGCGGCCGGCGACACGGTCGGCGGCATTTTCGAAGTCATCGTGCGGGGCTGCCCCATCGGCCTCGGGAGTTATGCGCAGCCGGATCGCAGGTTGGACGGCAGGCTCGCGGGTGCCTTGATGAGTATCCAGGCGATGAAGGGCGTGGAGATTGGACTTGGATTCGAGGCGGCGCGGCGCATGGGATCGAAGGTGCACGACCCCATTTTGTACGACGGCACGCGGTATGTCCGCTCGCATAACGGCGCGGGCGGCCTCGAGGGCGGCGTGACGAATGGGGAGGACATCGTCGTCCGCGCCGCCATGAAGCCGATCAGCACGCTTTACAATCCGCTTCCGAGCGTGAACATGAAGACGAAAGAGGCCGAGCCAGCGGCGATCGAGCGATCCGACATCTGCGCGCTGCCGGCGGCCTCCGTGGTCGGCGAAAACGTCGTGGCCTGGGTGATCGCGGAAGCGTTTTTGGAGAAGTTTGGGGGAGACTCCCTCGAACAGATCGAAGACGCGGTGCGGGCGTACCAGTTGCGGGTGAGCCAGCGATGA
- the aroB gene encoding 3-dehydroquinate synthase, whose amino-acid sequence MSGRVRLEVQSAQGAYPVVVGAGVRYALPEILADLRLDDRRIAVITDEIVRETPFFAGLLAALQGVGRGLLTLQFPAGDAHKSLATAAELYHGLVRGGFRRGDVILAVGGGVVGDLAGFVAATYMRGVPYVQVPTTLLAHDSAIGGKVGVNLEEGKNLVGAFYPPRAVLFDTEALTTLDARQWRNGMAEVIKHAIIADPDLFLRLETQPMPQLADPSGFVDIAARAMRVKVDVVTQDERESGLRQVLNVGHTVGHAVEQFSGYALGHGEAVSIGLVVEAAIAANRGLLSWADAQRIASALERHGLPTRPPYADVDAVLKLVEVDKKHTHDGWVFALPAAIGRVEIVRVKPDEVRVAYEQVREGHRP is encoded by the coding sequence ATGAGCGGGCGCGTCCGGCTCGAGGTGCAGAGCGCGCAGGGGGCGTATCCGGTCGTGGTGGGCGCGGGGGTTCGGTACGCGCTGCCGGAAATCCTGGCGGACCTGCGGCTTGACGACCGAAGGATCGCCGTGATCACGGACGAGATCGTGCGGGAGACGCCGTTTTTCGCCGGACTTCTTGCTGCGCTGCAGGGCGTAGGGCGCGGTCTCTTGACCCTCCAGTTTCCCGCCGGGGATGCGCACAAGAGCTTGGCCACGGCGGCGGAGCTGTACCACGGCCTGGTTCGCGGAGGCTTTCGCCGCGGCGACGTCATCTTGGCGGTCGGCGGCGGCGTGGTGGGAGACCTCGCGGGGTTCGTGGCAGCCACGTACATGCGCGGTGTGCCGTATGTCCAGGTGCCCACGACCTTGCTCGCGCATGACAGTGCCATCGGAGGCAAGGTGGGCGTCAATTTGGAAGAGGGGAAAAACCTCGTCGGAGCCTTTTATCCGCCGCGCGCGGTGTTGTTTGACACCGAAGCGCTCACCACGCTGGATGCGCGCCAGTGGAGAAACGGCATGGCTGAGGTGATCAAGCACGCCATCATCGCGGATCCGGACCTGTTTTTGCGGCTCGAGACCCAGCCAATGCCTCAGTTGGCCGATCCGTCTGGTTTCGTCGACATCGCCGCGCGCGCCATGCGCGTGAAGGTGGACGTCGTCACGCAGGACGAACGGGAGAGCGGACTTCGCCAGGTGCTCAACGTCGGACACACGGTGGGGCACGCTGTGGAACAGTTTTCTGGATATGCGCTGGGGCACGGAGAGGCCGTCTCGATTGGACTGGTGGTGGAAGCCGCCATCGCCGCAAATCGCGGCTTGTTATCTTGGGCCGACGCCCAACGCATCGCGTCTGCACTCGAGCGCCACGGCCTTCCCACGCGCCCGCCGTATGCGGACGTGGATGCCGTGCTGAAGCTCGTGGAAGTGGATAAGAAGCATACCCACGACGGGTGGGTGTTCGCGCTGCCCGCCGCCATCGGGCGCGTGGAGATTGTCCGCGTCAAGCCGGACGAGGTCCGGGTGGCGTACGAACAGGTGAGGGAGGGACACCGTCCATGA
- the aroH gene encoding chorismate mutase, with protein MKVRGLRGATTVAHNDRDEILKATRELMEEMVRANDIDVDDVASVILTMTPDLNAAFPAFAVRQLPGWQWVPLMCATEINVPGSLPRSIRVLVHLNTDKRQDELVHVYLGEAVQLRPDIATR; from the coding sequence ATGAAGGTCAGAGGACTGCGCGGCGCCACGACGGTGGCCCACAATGACCGAGACGAAATTCTGAAGGCCACGCGTGAGCTGATGGAAGAAATGGTTCGAGCGAATGACATCGATGTCGACGACGTGGCAAGCGTCATTCTCACCATGACGCCTGACCTGAACGCGGCGTTTCCAGCGTTCGCCGTTCGTCAGCTCCCTGGGTGGCAGTGGGTGCCGCTCATGTGTGCCACCGAAATCAACGTGCCGGGATCGCTGCCGCGGAGCATTCGTGTGTTGGTGCATTTGAACACGGACAAACGGCAGGATGAGCTGGTGCACGTGTACCTGGGCGAAGCCGTTCAACTGCGGCCGGACATCGCGACGCGCTGA
- the trpD gene encoding anthranilate phosphoribosyltransferase: MQDLVRETLGAVVSGKIMDEKTAESFLEAWMDGHVSPIQAAAVVSVMAHRGEKASEIAGFARAMRSHAVRLQAPEEALDTCGTGGDGKDTFNISTAVAFVAAAAGIPVAKHGNRAASSRSGSADVLQALGAVIDLPVSASETLLQTVGLCFLFAQVYHPAMKAAAQVRKELGFRTIFNILGPLTNPAGAKRQVLGVFQPQLVSIVGEALASLGSKHALVVHGAGGLDELSLAGPSLVAEVKDGIVRTYEVAPEDVGLAAAPIEAVRGGTPEENAAIVRGVLCGEERGPKRDIVLYNAGAALYVGGRAASIEEGVQLAAHIIDDGRALATLDAFVDGSQKLAGAKEAVSS, encoded by the coding sequence ATGCAGGATCTGGTCCGGGAAACGCTTGGTGCTGTCGTCTCAGGTAAAATTATGGATGAAAAGACAGCGGAATCTTTTCTTGAGGCTTGGATGGATGGCCACGTTTCGCCCATCCAGGCTGCGGCCGTGGTGAGCGTGATGGCTCACCGCGGCGAAAAGGCTTCGGAAATTGCTGGTTTTGCGCGTGCGATGCGCAGCCATGCCGTTCGTCTGCAGGCGCCTGAGGAGGCGCTCGATACCTGCGGCACGGGCGGCGACGGAAAGGACACCTTCAATATCTCGACAGCGGTCGCCTTCGTCGCAGCGGCGGCCGGCATTCCTGTGGCGAAGCACGGCAACCGCGCGGCTTCAAGCCGAAGCGGCAGTGCGGATGTGTTGCAGGCGCTCGGCGCTGTCATTGACCTGCCCGTGTCCGCCTCGGAGACGCTCCTTCAGACCGTTGGCCTCTGCTTTTTGTTCGCGCAAGTGTATCACCCCGCCATGAAGGCCGCTGCCCAAGTGCGCAAAGAACTTGGCTTTCGCACCATCTTCAATATCCTCGGACCTTTGACCAACCCCGCTGGCGCCAAGCGCCAGGTGCTCGGCGTCTTTCAGCCGCAGCTTGTCTCCATCGTGGGCGAGGCCCTGGCAAGCCTCGGTTCAAAACACGCCCTGGTGGTCCATGGCGCGGGCGGCTTGGATGAACTTTCGCTCGCCGGCCCGTCTCTGGTTGCCGAGGTCAAGGACGGGATCGTCCGAACGTACGAGGTAGCGCCGGAGGACGTGGGGCTGGCCGCGGCGCCCATTGAAGCCGTTCGCGGCGGCACGCCGGAGGAAAATGCCGCCATTGTGCGCGGGGTTCTCTGCGGCGAGGAGCGTGGGCCGAAGCGCGACATTGTGCTGTACAACGCGGGAGCGGCGCTCTACGTGGGCGGGCGCGCGGCGTCCATCGAGGAGGGCGTCCAACTGGCGGCGCACATCATCGACGACGGCCGCGCGCTGGCGACGTTGGACGCGTTTGTCGACGGATCGCAGAAGTTGGCGGGCGCGAAGGAGGCGGTCAGCTCATGA
- the trpC gene encoding indole-3-glycerol phosphate synthase TrpC has protein sequence MTSILHQILETKRREVEQLRARVEREGAFPARTAPYRSLAERLRRSERLGVIAEIKRKSPSKGVFQTEVDPAERARVYEQGGASAVSVLTDQVYFHGTLDDLVSVRASVNIPVLRKDFVIDEIQVDEAASAGADVVLLIAAALPADRLVELSKYAQAKGLEVLLEVHGEEEVEAALAASPTLVGINNRDLRTFEVDLRTSERVLSRLPEGVMAIAESGIMGRADAVRMAVAGARGILVGELLMRHADLASVRAQVAELCVPLEAVAK, from the coding sequence ATGACCAGCATCTTGCACCAGATTCTCGAGACGAAGCGTCGGGAAGTTGAACAACTGCGCGCGCGCGTCGAACGGGAAGGGGCTTTTCCGGCGCGGACCGCACCGTATCGCTCGCTTGCGGAGCGATTGCGCCGGTCGGAGCGTCTGGGCGTCATCGCGGAAATCAAACGCAAGAGTCCCTCGAAGGGCGTGTTTCAAACGGAGGTCGATCCCGCCGAGCGCGCTCGCGTCTACGAGCAGGGCGGCGCTTCAGCCGTATCCGTGTTGACGGATCAGGTGTACTTTCACGGAACCCTCGATGATCTGGTCTCCGTGCGCGCGTCTGTCAACATTCCTGTTCTTCGCAAAGATTTCGTGATCGACGAAATCCAGGTGGACGAGGCGGCGTCCGCTGGGGCCGACGTCGTGCTGCTCATCGCGGCCGCGTTGCCCGCGGACCGGCTGGTCGAATTGTCGAAGTACGCACAGGCCAAGGGCTTAGAGGTACTGCTTGAAGTGCACGGCGAAGAGGAAGTGGAGGCCGCCCTCGCGGCGTCGCCCACCCTCGTCGGGATCAACAACCGCGACTTGCGGACGTTCGAGGTGGATCTGCGCACGTCGGAGCGGGTGCTGAGCCGATTGCCGGAGGGCGTGATGGCCATCGCCGAGAGCGGCATCATGGGCCGGGCCGACGCGGTTCGGATGGCCGTGGCCGGGGCACGAGGGATCCTCGTGGGTGAATTGCTCATGCGGCATGCGGATCTCGCCTCGGTGCGCGCTCAGGTGGCCGAACTGTGTGTCCCGCTCGAGGCGGTGGCCAAGTGA
- a CDS encoding phosphoribosylanthranilate isomerase, with product MRSLPSVKICGLRPGDDLSFLRHPLITHVGIVLVRASKRYVAPEDARQLVEAVNVRRPDVKTVAVVAGGLGDELIRVARTAGVDVVQLHGGEPSDVARRLREAGFQVWRAMAFDPGEDPRRFLDDMKAHAADADALLLDAKPPADAKPGVTGGHGRTFDWDRLADIARVPFDFDWWVAGGIRPENVQELLRRVRPSGIDVSSGVELGGRKDVGRIDELIQAMEAWGHESLSLS from the coding sequence GTGAGGTCCCTGCCTTCGGTGAAGATCTGCGGGCTTCGTCCCGGCGACGACCTGTCGTTTCTGCGTCACCCGCTCATCACGCACGTGGGCATCGTCTTGGTGCGTGCGTCGAAGCGTTACGTGGCTCCAGAAGACGCGCGGCAGTTGGTCGAGGCCGTGAACGTCAGACGGCCGGACGTCAAGACGGTGGCGGTGGTCGCGGGAGGGCTCGGGGACGAGCTCATTCGCGTCGCGCGGACTGCGGGTGTCGACGTCGTGCAGCTGCACGGCGGAGAACCGTCGGACGTGGCTCGACGGCTGCGCGAGGCCGGGTTTCAAGTGTGGCGCGCGATGGCGTTTGACCCGGGAGAGGATCCGAGGCGCTTTTTGGACGACATGAAGGCGCATGCGGCCGACGCAGATGCCCTATTGCTCGACGCGAAGCCCCCGGCGGACGCGAAGCCTGGTGTCACAGGCGGCCACGGGCGGACGTTTGACTGGGATCGCCTGGCGGACATCGCGCGCGTGCCGTTCGACTTTGACTGGTGGGTCGCAGGCGGCATTCGGCCCGAAAACGTGCAGGAGCTGTTGCGCCGGGTACGACCCTCGGGCATCGACGTGTCGTCGGGCGTCGAGCTTGGCGGGCGCAAGGACGTCGGTCGCATTGATGAGTTGATCCAGGCAATGGAGGCGTGGGGCCATGAGTCGTTATCCTTATCCTGA
- the trpB gene encoding tryptophan synthase subunit beta gives MSRYPYPDETGRYGAFGGRYVPETLMSALLQLEQDYLRLSRDESFQAELRYYLENYAGRPTPLYYAERLSQHLGGPKIYLKREDLNHTGAHKINNALGQALLALRTGKRRVIAETGAGQHGVATATVAARFGLACTVFMGEEDMRRQALNVFRMRMLGAEVVAATSGTRTLKDATNEAIRHWVAHVEDTHYIIGSVVGPHPYPMMVRDFQRVIGDEARAQVLEYEGRLPTSVVACVGGGSNAMGIFYPFIEDEDVELVGCEAAGHGLSTAYHAASIAKGRPGVLHGAKTMLLQDEYGQVQPAHSISAGLDYPGIGPEHAHLAATGRATYVPVTDEEALEAFFLLSKLEGIIPALESAHAIAYVVREARRYRQDDIVIVCLSGRGDKDVEQVAAREGGGEHESHS, from the coding sequence ATGAGTCGTTATCCTTATCCTGATGAGACAGGCCGGTATGGGGCGTTTGGCGGGCGCTATGTCCCGGAGACGCTGATGTCGGCGCTGTTGCAGCTTGAGCAAGATTACCTGCGCCTTTCGCGAGACGAGTCGTTTCAGGCGGAGCTTCGGTATTATCTGGAGAACTACGCAGGCCGGCCGACGCCCCTGTACTATGCGGAGCGCCTGAGCCAACACCTCGGGGGTCCCAAAATCTATCTCAAGCGAGAGGACCTGAATCACACGGGCGCCCACAAGATCAACAACGCCTTGGGGCAGGCGCTTCTCGCGCTGCGGACCGGGAAAAGACGGGTCATCGCGGAGACCGGCGCTGGGCAGCACGGGGTGGCCACGGCCACAGTCGCCGCGCGGTTTGGTCTGGCGTGCACGGTTTTTATGGGTGAAGAGGACATGCGCAGGCAGGCGCTGAACGTGTTTCGGATGCGGATGCTCGGCGCCGAAGTCGTGGCCGCGACCTCCGGCACGAGGACGTTGAAGGACGCGACCAACGAGGCCATCCGCCACTGGGTGGCGCACGTCGAGGACACCCACTACATCATCGGGTCCGTGGTGGGACCTCATCCCTATCCGATGATGGTGCGCGATTTTCAGCGCGTCATTGGCGACGAGGCGCGGGCGCAGGTGCTCGAGTACGAGGGGCGCCTTCCTACCAGCGTCGTCGCGTGCGTCGGAGGCGGCAGCAATGCGATGGGCATCTTTTATCCGTTCATCGAGGACGAGGATGTGGAACTTGTCGGCTGCGAAGCCGCGGGCCACGGCCTCTCGACCGCCTATCACGCGGCGAGCATCGCCAAGGGCCGGCCGGGCGTCCTTCATGGTGCCAAGACGATGCTCCTGCAGGACGAGTACGGCCAGGTACAGCCAGCCCATTCCATCTCGGCAGGACTGGATTATCCGGGCATCGGGCCCGAACACGCGCATTTGGCGGCGACGGGCCGGGCGACCTATGTGCCGGTGACCGACGAGGAGGCGCTCGAAGCGTTTTTCCTCCTGTCGAAGTTGGAGGGGATTATCCCTGCGCTCGAGAGCGCGCACGCCATTGCGTACGTCGTGCGCGAGGCGCGCCGGTATCGCCAGGACGACATCGTCATTGTCTGCCTGTCTGGGCGCGGCGATAAGGACGTCGAGCAGGTCGCTGCTCGCGAGGGAGGCGGAGAGCATGAATCGCATTCGTGA
- the trpA gene encoding tryptophan synthase subunit alpha, translating into MNRIREAFQAGHKLLIPFVVAGDPDYERSLDLASAILDAGADMLEIGFPYSDPLADGPVIQAAAVRSLKQGTRLVDCLRLVADLRKRSAKPLIAFTYVNPLVQYGVDRFFAELAAAGGDGVIVPDVPLEEAGEVADAAEQHGICFVPLVAPTSGESRVRAIVRAARGFVYCVSSLGVTGERQQVSQQVRALVDLVRKHTDLPACVGFGVSRPDHVREIAEFADGVIVGSAYVRRIADAIEAGRDPIPEVAAFTEQLKQAATEAIDLR; encoded by the coding sequence ATGAATCGCATTCGTGAGGCCTTTCAAGCCGGGCACAAGCTGCTCATCCCATTCGTCGTGGCTGGCGATCCCGACTACGAGCGTTCGCTCGATCTCGCCTCTGCCATCCTCGACGCAGGTGCGGATATGCTGGAAATCGGCTTTCCGTATTCCGATCCACTGGCCGACGGCCCAGTCATTCAGGCCGCCGCGGTACGTAGTCTGAAGCAAGGCACGCGCCTTGTGGACTGCTTGCGACTCGTGGCGGACCTTCGGAAGCGGTCGGCAAAGCCGCTCATCGCGTTTACGTATGTGAATCCGCTCGTGCAATACGGTGTCGACCGCTTCTTCGCGGAACTGGCCGCCGCAGGGGGGGACGGCGTGATCGTCCCCGACGTGCCCCTTGAGGAGGCGGGCGAGGTGGCGGACGCAGCTGAGCAGCACGGCATCTGCTTCGTCCCGCTCGTGGCGCCGACGTCAGGGGAAAGCCGAGTGCGCGCCATCGTGCGGGCGGCCCGGGGCTTCGTCTACTGCGTCTCTTCGCTCGGCGTCACGGGGGAGCGCCAGCAGGTCTCCCAGCAGGTGCGCGCCTTGGTCGATCTCGTCCGTAAGCACACCGATCTCCCGGCCTGCGTGGGCTTCGGCGTCAGCCGGCCCGATCACGTCCGCGAGATCGCCGAATTTGCGGACGGCGTGATTGTCGGGAGTGCTTACGTGCGGAGAATCGCGGACGCCATCGAGGCGGGGCGAGATCCCATCCCGGAGGTGGCGGCGTTCACCGAACAGCTCAAGCAAGCGGCCACGGAGGCCATCGACCTGCGCTAG
- the aroF gene encoding 3-deoxy-7-phosphoheptulonate synthase — MIIVMKEGASQAEIDRVMELLKSKGLGAHLSVGVETTVIGVIGAKEKVHELGIETLPGVEKLVTVSYPFKLASRPFHPDDTQIEIRGHVVGGPEPTLIAGPCSVETREGLLEIAHAIKRSGAHMLRGGAFKPRSSPYSFQGLGEEGLKYLAEAREETGLAIVSEVMEPGLVPLVAEYVDVLQIGARNMQNFPLLKAVGRTGKPVLLKRGFSNTIEEWLMSAEYIMAEGNPNVILCERGIRTFETYTRNTLDLNAVPVVKHLSHLPVLVDPSHGVGHARYVMDMARAGIAAGAHGVIVEVHKDPTQAWSDGNQTITLETFDELARQVRAIHQVMRQFEPAVSLA, encoded by the coding sequence ATGATCATCGTCATGAAGGAGGGCGCGTCGCAGGCCGAGATCGATCGCGTGATGGAGCTCCTCAAGAGCAAAGGGCTCGGGGCGCATCTGTCTGTCGGGGTCGAGACGACTGTGATTGGCGTCATTGGCGCAAAGGAAAAGGTGCATGAGCTTGGTATCGAGACGTTGCCGGGCGTAGAAAAGCTCGTGACGGTAAGCTACCCATTCAAGCTCGCGAGCCGCCCGTTCCACCCGGACGACACGCAGATCGAGATTCGCGGGCACGTCGTCGGGGGTCCGGAGCCGACGCTTATCGCGGGGCCGTGCTCCGTAGAGACGCGCGAAGGGCTGTTGGAAATCGCCCATGCGATCAAGCGCAGCGGCGCACACATGCTGCGCGGTGGCGCGTTCAAGCCGAGATCGTCACCGTACTCCTTCCAAGGGCTTGGCGAAGAAGGGCTCAAGTACTTGGCGGAAGCGCGCGAGGAGACGGGGCTCGCCATCGTCTCCGAGGTGATGGAGCCCGGGCTCGTCCCGCTCGTCGCCGAGTACGTTGACGTGTTGCAAATTGGCGCGCGCAACATGCAAAACTTCCCGCTCCTGAAGGCCGTGGGCCGGACCGGCAAGCCGGTGTTGCTCAAGCGCGGCTTCTCCAACACCATCGAGGAATGGCTGATGTCCGCCGAATACATTATGGCGGAGGGTAACCCCAACGTGATCCTGTGCGAGCGCGGCATCCGGACGTTTGAGACGTACACGCGCAACACGCTCGACCTGAACGCGGTGCCCGTGGTGAAACATCTCTCCCACCTGCCTGTGCTCGTCGACCCGTCGCACGGCGTGGGCCACGCGCGTTACGTCATGGACATGGCGAGGGCGGGCATCGCGGCGGGCGCCCATGGCGTGATCGTCGAGGTGCACAAGGATCCGACGCAGGCGTGGTCAGACGGCAATCAGACGATCACGCTCGAGACGTTCGACGAGCTGGCGCGTCAGGTTCGGGCCATCCATCAGGTGATGCGACAGTTCGAGCCAGCGGTCAGCCTGGCGTGA
- a CDS encoding prephenate dehydrogenase has protein sequence MALKRVLCIGAGLIGGSMGLALSRRMPHLELDAVEVDAAYREQAMTLSAFRHLWHAVESAPADYDLAVLAVPVEAAIQLLPRLRGKAHWVMDVCSVKRPVVEAMDRLLAGTRAVPSHPMAGKAQGGPLAADEALFEGRPWIFLKTHRPPGEIEDLVVRLGARVVYVDDADEHDRRMAEVSHGIHLASQCAALAGQTDPAMLAEVAGPAFWDVTRLAASPSEFWIQTLEANRDHVIAWLAQFEAAARAFRTALERKDTAGVQILLEEARRRRERAEAARTKK, from the coding sequence ATGGCACTGAAGCGCGTGCTCTGCATCGGGGCGGGACTCATCGGCGGGTCGATGGGCCTCGCCCTTTCTCGTCGGATGCCGCATCTCGAATTGGACGCCGTAGAAGTCGACGCCGCCTATCGCGAGCAGGCGATGACCCTGTCCGCGTTTCGCCACCTATGGCATGCCGTTGAGAGCGCGCCTGCCGACTACGATCTCGCGGTGCTCGCCGTGCCCGTGGAGGCAGCCATCCAACTGCTGCCGCGGTTGCGCGGAAAGGCGCACTGGGTGATGGACGTCTGCAGTGTCAAGCGCCCCGTGGTCGAGGCGATGGACCGGCTGCTCGCGGGCACGCGCGCCGTGCCCTCGCATCCGATGGCGGGGAAGGCACAGGGCGGTCCGCTCGCCGCGGATGAGGCGCTGTTCGAAGGTCGACCCTGGATCTTTCTGAAGACCCACAGGCCTCCCGGCGAGATCGAGGACCTCGTCGTTCGGCTTGGCGCGCGCGTGGTTTACGTCGACGACGCGGACGAGCACGACCGGCGGATGGCCGAGGTGAGCCACGGCATTCACCTCGCCAGCCAGTGCGCTGCGCTGGCCGGGCAGACCGATCCCGCCATGCTCGCCGAGGTCGCCGGTCCGGCTTTCTGGGACGTCACACGTCTGGCGGCGTCGCCCTCGGAATTTTGGATTCAGACGCTCGAGGCCAATCGCGATCACGTCATCGCATGGCTGGCCCAGTTTGAGGCCGCGGCGCGAGCGTTTCGTACGGCTTTGGAGCGAAAAGACACGGCCGGCGTGCAGATTCTGCTGGAGGAGGCAAGGCGGCGCCGCGAGCGAGCCGAAGCGGCCAGAACCAAGAAGTAA